A stretch of Mastacembelus armatus chromosome 1, fMasArm1.2, whole genome shotgun sequence DNA encodes these proteins:
- the LOC113128500 gene encoding trichohyalin produces MERVVEVPINNGFSLAGPSTTPRKRQVRFSARHDIILLREVITQNPFVSKEPGRIWARVGEIITAALQDENFEVDARRCRERTMLLLDYYKKQDFPSLRRFGTERLYAQKEDLLHEVLELEAEKGLLPSSDATKYQDDELRRRTIEELPVPEQDKPNICVTQAPTAAEPGEDREEMAELSAAPTAKQPCQCCCQTYSEILSFLEKRSEAEQRLREEELALRREELEIQRSKITLERERLGAERKERERRFELESQERQVILDLLKEKVLKG; encoded by the exons atggaacGGGTAGTGGAAGTGCCGATCAACAATG gtttttcacTCGCCGGACCTTCCACAACCCCACGAAAACGCCAGGTGCGTTTTTCAGCTCGCCATGACATCATCCTCCTGCGTGAGGTCATCACCCAGAATCCCTTTGTCTCCAAAGAACCAG GACGGATCTGGGCACGTGTGGGGGAGATCATCACAGCTGCTCTGCAAGATGAAAACTTTGAGGTAGATGCCAGGAGGTGTAGGGAGAGGACCATGCTGCTGCTAGACTACTACAAGAAACAAGACTTTCCCAGCCTGCGGAG GTTTGGAACAGAGAGGCTGTATGCCCAAAAGGAAGATCTTCTCCATGAGGTTTTAGAGCTCGAGGCTGAAAAGGGGCTTCTGCCCAGCAGTGATGCCACAAAGTACCAG gaTGATGAGTTGAGAAGGCGAACCATAGAAGAGTTACCTGTACCAGAGCAGGACAAACCCAACATATGTGTTACACAAGCACCTACTGCAG cAGAACCAGGAGAAGACCGTGAGGAAATGGCCGAGCTGTCAGCAGCACCGACAGCCAAGCAGCCCTGCCAGTGCTGCTGCCAGACCTACTCGGAGATTCTCAGCTTCTTGGAGAAACGCTCCGAAGCAGAGCAACGGCTGCGAGAGGAGGAGCTGGCCCTGCGCCGGGAGGAACTAGAGATTCAGAGGA GTAAGATCACTCTGGAGAGGGAACGTCTGGgagctgagagaaaagagagggagcGAAGGTTTGAGCTGGAGAGTCAAGAGAGGCAGGTCATCTTGGACCTGCTAAAGGAGAAGGTGCTGAAAGGCTGa
- the pik3r6a gene encoding uncharacterized protein C16orf45 homolog has product MEKKRGSSHHYGSLECTEWNRDANKPEDEVVSMADSTLTVNDIEGELFKIERIRDVLVRRESELRYMMDDIQLCKEITRLKKELHKLVSIPDNDKSNEDRQKEEELLQQIHKLVEARDFLVDDVEFERLREKEEDKEMADFLKSKFPVNMKKTGVPTRRVPPRAQQTSSPFSKTGLTLLKECCGFTCSIM; this is encoded by the exons ATGGAAAAGAAGCGAGGATCTTCTCATCACTACGGTTCACTGGAGTGCACTGAATGGAACAGAGACGCCAACAAACCAG agGACGAAGTGGTGTCCATGGCAGACTCTACCCTCACTGTGAATGACATTGAGGGGGAGCTCTTTAAGATTGAAAGGATCAGGGATGTCCTGGTGAGGAGGGAGTCAGAGCTCAGATACAT GATGGATGACATTCAACTGTGCAAGGAGATCACACGTCTGAAGAAGGAGCTGCACAAATTAGTGTCCATACCAG ATAACGACAAGTCCAACGAGGATCGGCAGAAGGAAGAAGAGCTACTGCAGCAGATCCACAAGCTGGTCGAGGCCAGAGATTTCCTGGTAGATGATGTGGAGTTTGAACGACTGAG agagaaggaagaagatAAGGAAATGGCAGATTTCCTGAAGTCCAAATTCCCAgtgaatatgaaaaaaacag GTGTACCAACCAGACGGGTGCCACCCAGGGCTCAGCAGACCTCTTCCCCCTTCAGTAAGACAGGCCTCACGCTGCTGAAGGAGTGCTGTGGTTTCACATGCTCCATCATGTAG